A section of the Pseudorasbora parva isolate DD20220531a chromosome 2, ASM2467924v1, whole genome shotgun sequence genome encodes:
- the si:dkeyp-72e1.6 gene encoding transmembrane protein 238-like — protein MEAAPGGLGRCSCAFWLAVAFDVLGLIILLLGVFGDFFFYDFLIYAGAIIIFLSLIWWVFWYTGNIEVAPEELEDDVGLLKKGRGLAGVVRRFSSRLSSGIRNSFRRNQGTRGQGAFPGQARHRREGGQVVPVAFAMTSQENVSTVSAAVTETQAV, from the coding sequence ATGGAGGCAGCGCCGGGCGGTCTCGGACGCTGTTCTTGCGCGTTCTGGCTCGCAGTGGCTTTCGACGTTCTTGGTCTCATCATATTATTGCTTGGCGTGtttggagatttttttttctatgacTTTTTGATATATGCGGGCGCCATCATCATTTTCCTGAGTCTCATCTGGTGGGTTTTCTGGTACACGGGTAATATTGAGGTGGCTCCCGAGGAGCTTGAGGATGATGTGGGTTTGCTGAAGAAGGGCAGAGGTTTGGCAGGTGTGGTCAGGAGGTTCTCCAGTCGCCTCTCGAGCGGAATCAGAAACTCTTTCAGGAGAAATCAGGGAACCCGAGGTCAAGGGGCATTTCCCGGTCAAGCAAGGCACAGAAGAGAAGGCGGCCAAGTAGTACCAGTGGCTTTTGCAATGACCTCTCAGGAAAATGTGAGCACTGTGTCCGCGGCAGTGACAGAAACACAGGCCGTATGA
- the mpv17l gene encoding mpv17-like protein — protein MRKSLFKRAKVLPWISNVTLYGCLFAGGDFVHQCIAQRDEKDWKHTRNVAIVALSFHGNFNYFWLRALEHRFPGRSASMIFRKLLLDQTFASPLATSVFYTGVSFLEGKEDIFADWREKFFNTYKTGLMYWPFMQFLNFVLMPLYLRTAFMGCSAFLWATFLCFSRQSGDGTAAVALAWVMAPKKRILPRSTNKEK, from the exons ATGAGAAAATCTTTGTTCAAACGAGCAAAAGTATTGCCCTGGATCAGTAATGTGACTCTGTACGGATGCTTGTTCGCCGGAGGGGATTTCGTCCATCAGTGCATCGCACAGAGAGATGAAAAGGACTGGAAGCACACGAGAAACGTAGCGATTGTGGCCCTGAGTTTCCATGGCAACTTTAATTACTTCTGGTTACGAGCCTTAGAACATCGTTTCCCGGGAAGATCGGCTAGTATGATTTTCCGCAAACTGCTTTTGGACCAAACTTTTGCTTCACCTTTGGCGACCAGTGTCTTCTACACAG GAGTGAGTTTTTTAGAGGGCAAAGAGGACATTTTTGCAGACTGGCGAGAAAAGTTTTTTAATACATACAAG ACTGGACTAATGTACTGGCCATTCATGCAG TTTCTAAATTTTGTTCTGATGCCTCTCTATCTGAGGACAGCCTTTATGGGCTGTTCAGCGTTCCTATGGGCCACATTCTTATGTTTCTCACGACAGAGTGGGGATGGGACAGCAGCAGTGGCCTTAGCTTGGGTCATGGCCCCCAAAAAACGGATTCTACCTCGCAGTACCAACAAGGAGAAATAG